In Flavobacterium lacustre, a genomic segment contains:
- a CDS encoding LysR family transcriptional regulator, with translation MVNLEWYRTFKSVYKNGNFSLAAKELFISQPAVSQQISMLEAHVGYKLFNRKSKGVEPTEYAKLLNNLIIEALDRLENVENGFRAKAFNANRLISIGISQHLMSSLGSCLISKFDFIDFSFHENDTLFELVDSKKLDFAVVTQKYDTFDTIQKKVGEIKQIIVGSTNIEASEVKAKIKTKDFLAVEQWLNEQKWFSYDARIPHIKLFWLHVFNKKRPSMIPSFIIPSEYEMLEILSKNTGIAVVWDINAALFIQDKKLQLLWNSKQMPSTEVFLLSGKNDNLNTIFQNIEVELKAILG, from the coding sequence ATGGTTAATCTGGAATGGTACAGAACCTTTAAATCGGTTTATAAAAACGGGAATTTTTCTTTGGCAGCCAAAGAATTATTTATCAGTCAACCTGCTGTTAGTCAGCAAATATCAATGTTGGAGGCGCATGTAGGATACAAACTTTTTAATCGAAAGTCAAAAGGGGTGGAGCCAACAGAATACGCTAAGTTACTCAATAATTTAATCATCGAGGCATTAGACCGATTGGAAAATGTGGAGAATGGTTTTCGTGCCAAAGCATTTAATGCAAACCGATTAATCTCAATCGGAATTTCACAACATTTGATGAGCAGCCTGGGAAGTTGTTTGATTTCGAAATTTGATTTTATCGATTTTAGCTTTCATGAAAATGATACGCTTTTTGAATTAGTCGATTCTAAAAAACTTGATTTTGCTGTGGTGACCCAAAAATACGATACGTTTGATACGATTCAGAAAAAAGTGGGTGAAATCAAACAAATTATTGTTGGCTCAACAAATATTGAAGCTTCGGAAGTAAAAGCAAAAATTAAAACTAAAGATTTTCTTGCTGTTGAGCAGTGGCTAAATGAACAAAAATGGTTTAGTTATGATGCCAGAATTCCTCATATCAAATTGTTTTGGCTGCATGTTTTTAATAAAAAAAGACCGTCGATGATTCCTAGTTTCATTATTCCGTCTGAATATGAAATGCTCGAAATACTTTCGAAAAACACCGGAATTGCAGTGGTTTGGGATATAAATGCAGCTCTTTTTATTCAAGATAAAAAACTGCAATTGCTCTGGAACAGCAAACAAATGCCAAGTACCGAAGTGTTTTTATTATCGGGTAAAAACGATAATTTAAACACCATTTTTCAGAATATTGAAGTGGAATTGAAGGCGATTTTAGGGTAA
- a CDS encoding type 1 glutamine amidotransferase domain-containing protein yields MNKIALFAIVALTVSCFTATAQKLNKKDMKKVLFVVTSHDKLGNTGEKTGFWTEELAAPYYALADKGVQIDIATPLGGQPPIDPKSEDPSAATEDTKRFDSDTALLAKLKNTKKLSDVNQADYDAVFYPGGHGPLWDLAEDKTSIALIESFYTHNKPVGFVCHAPGALKNVKVNGEFLVKGKKVTGFSNTEEEAVGLTKVVPFLLEDVLQNNGATYSKVADWHPYAVEDGLLITGQNPASSKLVAEKILDQLNAKK; encoded by the coding sequence ATGAATAAAATTGCATTATTTGCTATTGTAGCATTAACTGTAAGTTGCTTTACTGCAACTGCACAAAAACTAAATAAAAAAGATATGAAAAAAGTATTATTTGTTGTTACTAGTCACGATAAACTAGGTAACACAGGAGAAAAAACAGGATTTTGGACAGAAGAATTAGCAGCACCGTATTACGCATTAGCAGATAAAGGAGTTCAGATTGATATTGCCACACCACTAGGAGGGCAACCGCCTATTGACCCAAAAAGTGAAGATCCATCTGCTGCAACAGAAGATACTAAAAGATTCGACAGCGATACCGCACTTCTTGCAAAACTAAAAAACACAAAAAAATTATCCGATGTAAATCAAGCAGATTATGATGCGGTTTTTTATCCTGGAGGTCACGGTCCGCTTTGGGATTTAGCCGAAGATAAGACTTCAATCGCTTTAATTGAATCTTTTTATACACACAATAAACCCGTTGGTTTCGTTTGTCATGCTCCTGGAGCTTTGAAAAATGTGAAAGTAAATGGGGAATTTTTAGTAAAAGGCAAGAAAGTAACCGGTTTCTCTAATACAGAAGAAGAAGCGGTAGGTTTAACTAAAGTGGTTCCGTTTTTATTAGAAGATGTTTTACAAAATAATGGCGCTACATATAGCAAAGTTGCCGACTGGCATCCTTATGCTGTTGAAGACGGCTTATTAATTACAGGACAAAATCCAGCTTCCTCAAAATTAGTTGCTGAGAAAATATTAGATCAATTAAACGCAAAAAAATAA
- a CDS encoding iron-containing alcohol dehydrogenase yields the protein MLNFELYNPTNLVFGKGQIEKLTTLVPKDAKILLAYGGGSIFKNGIHEQVRKSLEGFDITEFGGIEANPHFETLMKAVAIIKEQKINFILAVGGGSVIDGVKFLSAAANFEGNPIDILKKRILFRDVTKVVPFGTVLTLPATGSEMNSGSVITIEATQEKLDFGGSALFPKFSICDPTAIASLPKRQLQNGVVDAYTHVLEQYLTYPHEGYLQDRIAESILQTLIQVGPDVVENPTDYALASNFMWSCTMALNGLIQKGVPSDWATHMIGHELTALYGIDHARTLAVVGPNLYRVMFETKKGKLAQYGKRIFNLTGTEDEIANEAINKTVEFFHTMGMQTKLSDYTNDFEKTADFIVKRFDERGWIALGEKQNITLDKVKAIVEMSY from the coding sequence ATGTTAAATTTTGAATTATACAATCCCACCAACTTAGTTTTTGGGAAAGGACAAATAGAAAAACTAACGACACTGGTTCCAAAAGACGCAAAAATATTATTGGCTTATGGCGGAGGAAGTATCTTTAAAAACGGAATCCATGAACAAGTCCGTAAAAGTCTGGAAGGATTTGATATCACCGAATTTGGCGGTATCGAAGCGAATCCACACTTTGAAACTTTGATGAAAGCCGTTGCCATTATCAAAGAACAAAAAATCAACTTTATTCTTGCCGTTGGTGGCGGAAGTGTAATTGACGGCGTGAAATTTCTTTCTGCCGCCGCCAATTTTGAAGGCAATCCGATTGATATTCTTAAGAAAAGAATCCTTTTTAGAGATGTCACTAAAGTCGTTCCTTTTGGTACCGTATTGACTTTGCCGGCTACAGGAAGCGAGATGAATTCTGGGTCTGTGATAACGATTGAAGCCACTCAGGAAAAACTAGATTTTGGCGGAAGTGCGTTGTTTCCAAAATTCTCTATTTGTGACCCAACGGCTATTGCTTCTTTACCAAAAAGACAATTACAAAACGGAGTTGTTGATGCTTACACGCACGTTTTAGAACAATATTTAACGTATCCACACGAAGGTTATCTTCAAGACCGAATTGCGGAGAGTATCCTTCAAACTTTGATTCAAGTAGGTCCGGACGTGGTTGAAAATCCTACGGATTATGCGTTAGCTTCAAATTTTATGTGGAGTTGTACGATGGCTTTAAACGGATTAATTCAAAAAGGAGTTCCTTCGGATTGGGCGACACACATGATTGGTCATGAATTGACCGCTTTGTACGGAATTGATCACGCCAGAACTTTGGCAGTTGTTGGTCCAAATTTGTACAGAGTGATGTTTGAAACCAAAAAAGGAAAACTGGCACAATACGGAAAACGTATTTTTAATTTAACCGGAACGGAAGATGAAATTGCGAACGAAGCAATCAATAAAACAGTTGAATTTTTCCACACGATGGGAATGCAAACTAAATTATCCGATTACACGAATGACTTCGAAAAAACAGCTGATTTTATAGTAAAAAGATTTGACGAAAGAGGCTGGATAGCTTTGGGCGAAAAACAAAATATTACTTTAGATAAAGTTAAAGCGATTGTAGAAATGAGTTATTAA
- a CDS encoding NAD(P)H-dependent glycerol-3-phosphate dehydrogenase encodes MAENLKFAVIGGGSWATAIAKMLCVNLPEISWYMRNDAAIEHIKTYKHNPNYISSVEFDTTKLKLTNDINEAVAYADYIIFAIPSAFLDAELNKLTVSLKDKVIFSAIKGIVPETSLIVGEHFHFKYDIPYQNIGVITGPCHAEEVALERLSYLTIACGDSEKASIVAKQLSSNYIKTKITDDIIGTEYAAMLKNIYAIAAGIAHGLGYGDNFQSVLMSNGIREMKKFIKKVHKMKRNINDSAYLGDLLVTGYSVFSRNRMFGNMIGKGYTVKSAMMEMSMVAEGYYATKSAYKLNQGYGAKTPIIDAVYEILYEGKNAKSVFKKLTDQLD; translated from the coding sequence ATGGCCGAAAATCTAAAATTTGCAGTAATTGGTGGCGGAAGTTGGGCAACAGCCATCGCAAAAATGTTATGTGTAAATCTACCCGAGATTTCATGGTACATGCGTAATGATGCTGCTATTGAACACATTAAAACTTACAAACACAATCCAAATTATATTAGCTCGGTAGAATTTGACACTACTAAATTAAAACTTACCAACGATATTAATGAAGCAGTGGCATATGCAGATTACATTATTTTTGCCATTCCCTCCGCTTTTTTAGATGCTGAATTAAATAAATTGACGGTTTCTTTGAAAGATAAAGTCATATTTTCGGCTATAAAAGGAATTGTTCCTGAAACAAGTTTGATTGTTGGCGAACATTTTCACTTTAAATACGACATACCTTATCAAAATATTGGTGTAATTACAGGACCTTGCCATGCCGAAGAAGTTGCTTTAGAACGATTATCATACCTGACTATTGCTTGTGGAGATTCCGAAAAAGCATCTATTGTAGCGAAACAATTGTCGAGCAACTACATCAAAACAAAAATCACAGATGACATCATCGGCACGGAATATGCCGCGATGCTCAAAAACATATATGCTATTGCCGCCGGAATTGCACACGGACTGGGTTATGGCGATAATTTTCAATCGGTGTTGATGAGTAATGGGATTCGCGAGATGAAAAAATTCATCAAGAAAGTACATAAAATGAAACGTAACATCAATGATTCTGCTTATTTAGGCGATTTATTGGTTACTGGATATTCCGTATTTTCGAGAAACAGAATGTTCGGAAATATGATTGGAAAAGGTTATACCGTTAAGTCTGCAATGATGGAAATGAGCATGGTTGCCGAAGGATATTATGCGACCAAAAGTGCTTACAAACTCAATCAGGGTTATGGTGCAAAAACTCCAATTATAGATGCCGTTTATGAAATTCTATACGAAGGAAAAAATGCTAAATCTGTTTTCAAAAAACTAACGGATCAATTAGATTAA
- the pheS gene encoding phenylalanine--tRNA ligase subunit alpha — translation MIDKIKEYIGEAQAFSTQNAAELEAFRIKFLGSKGLLKDFFAEFKNVPNEQKKEFGQVINLLKTSAEEKVKSIQEALENKEESKGFYGDLTRSSEPVIIGSRHPISLVKNQIIDIFSNIGFNVSEGPEIEDDWHNFTALNLPEYHPARDMQDTFFIQTNPDILLRTHTSSVQVRYMEENKPPIRTISPGRVFRNEAVSSRSHCIFHQVEGLYIDKDVSFADLKQTLLYFTKEMFGKSKIRLRPSYFPFTEPSAEVDIYWGLKTETDYRITKGTGWLEIMGCGMVDPNVLKNCGINPDEYNGFAFGMGIERIAMLLYQIGDIRMFYENDVRFLEQFKSSI, via the coding sequence ATGATAGACAAGATAAAAGAATATATTGGTGAAGCACAAGCTTTCTCAACACAAAACGCAGCAGAACTAGAAGCATTCCGAATCAAATTCTTAGGAAGTAAAGGACTTTTGAAAGACTTTTTTGCCGAATTTAAAAACGTTCCAAACGAACAAAAAAAGGAATTTGGTCAAGTAATCAATTTGCTTAAAACTTCTGCCGAAGAAAAAGTAAAATCAATTCAGGAAGCTTTAGAAAACAAAGAAGAAAGTAAAGGATTTTATGGTGATTTGACTCGTTCTTCTGAGCCGGTTATCATTGGTTCGCGTCATCCTATTTCATTGGTAAAAAACCAAATTATAGATATCTTTTCAAACATTGGTTTCAATGTTTCTGAAGGTCCGGAAATCGAGGACGATTGGCATAATTTCACCGCATTGAATCTGCCGGAATACCATCCTGCGCGCGATATGCAAGACACTTTTTTTATTCAAACCAATCCTGATATTTTGTTGCGCACACACACATCATCTGTTCAGGTGCGTTACATGGAGGAAAATAAACCGCCAATTCGTACCATTTCTCCGGGAAGAGTTTTTCGTAACGAAGCGGTTTCATCTCGTTCACACTGTATTTTTCATCAGGTTGAAGGCCTTTATATTGACAAAGACGTTTCGTTTGCAGACTTGAAACAAACGCTTTTATATTTTACCAAAGAAATGTTCGGAAAATCAAAAATCCGTTTACGTCCGTCGTATTTTCCATTTACGGAACCAAGCGCTGAGGTCGACATTTACTGGGGTTTAAAAACCGAAACCGATTACAGAATCACCAAAGGAACCGGTTGGTTAGAAATCATGGGTTGTGGAATGGTAGATCCAAATGTTTTGAAAAACTGTGGCATCAATCCTGACGAATACAACGGTTTTGCTTTTGGAATGGGAATCGAAAGAATCGCTATGTTGCTATATCAAATTGGCGATATTCGTATGTTTTACGAAAATGACGTTCGTTTCTTAGAGCAATTTAAATCTTCAATTTAG
- a CDS encoding CvpA family protein: protein MSFLDIILGGLLAYSFYKGIRNGLFVELASLISLLVGIYFAVKFSSFMKEILAGFLHWNPTTIQVIAFILTFVVIVAGISFLGKFLTKIADFAYLGLPNKIGGGFFRVLKTVLILGIVFNVFAKINYNNFLAKKETLDKSLFYNPIQKTAGFIFPSIEKWYDGMKKK, encoded by the coding sequence ATGAGTTTTTTGGATATTATTTTGGGTGGATTATTGGCGTATTCTTTTTACAAAGGAATTAGAAACGGTCTTTTTGTTGAATTAGCTTCATTGATTTCACTATTGGTCGGAATCTATTTTGCAGTCAAATTTTCTTCTTTTATGAAAGAAATTTTAGCTGGATTTCTGCATTGGAATCCCACTACCATTCAGGTCATTGCTTTCATACTTACTTTTGTCGTTATTGTTGCCGGAATATCATTCTTAGGAAAGTTCCTTACCAAGATAGCTGATTTTGCTTATTTAGGTTTACCAAACAAAATAGGCGGCGGTTTTTTCCGAGTACTGAAAACTGTTCTGATTTTAGGAATCGTTTTTAATGTTTTCGCCAAAATAAACTACAATAATTTTTTGGCCAAAAAAGAAACTTTGGACAAATCCTTATTCTATAATCCGATTCAAAAAACGGCTGGATTTATTTTTCCTTCGATTGAAAAATGGTACGACGGTATGAAAAAGAAGTAG
- a CDS encoding tetratricopeptide repeat protein — MKNIVYIFLLITQVFFAQNGFEKGNALYEKGKYEQAIAAYESVLKSDKHSAELYFNLGNSYYKLNKVAPSIYNYEKALVLNPNDSEIANNLKFAQKLTIDEVKVVPKVGFAKLLRDFTAIYHYNTWAWIAVAFAILFLGFFIGYYFSHSALFKRIFFFGMFVLVSLLLISVSAAIFEKSHFENERPAIIFAEITEVKGEPQKASPATLILHEGTKVYVKQVLGNWKKIQLTDGTEGWIESSTIKEVK, encoded by the coding sequence ATGAAAAATATAGTTTACATATTCTTATTAATCACCCAAGTTTTCTTTGCTCAAAATGGCTTTGAAAAAGGGAATGCATTATACGAAAAAGGAAAATACGAACAAGCCATAGCGGCCTATGAAAGTGTTTTGAAATCGGATAAACATTCTGCAGAATTGTATTTTAATTTAGGCAACAGCTATTACAAGCTCAATAAAGTAGCACCTTCTATTTATAATTATGAAAAGGCTTTAGTGTTGAATCCGAATGATAGTGAGATTGCCAACAACTTGAAATTTGCACAAAAACTAACTATTGATGAGGTTAAAGTGGTGCCAAAAGTAGGTTTTGCAAAACTCCTTCGGGATTTCACGGCCATATACCATTATAACACTTGGGCGTGGATTGCGGTTGCTTTTGCGATATTGTTTTTAGGATTTTTTATAGGCTATTATTTCTCGCATTCAGCGCTATTTAAACGTATATTTTTCTTCGGGATGTTCGTGTTGGTTTCTTTATTGTTGATTAGTGTATCAGCAGCTATTTTCGAAAAAAGTCATTTTGAAAACGAACGACCAGCTATCATTTTTGCTGAAATTACCGAAGTAAAAGGCGAGCCGCAAAAAGCGAGTCCTGCAACTCTTATTCTTCATGAAGGAACAAAAGTGTACGTAAAACAAGTTTTGGGAAACTGGAAAAAAATCCAATTAACTGACGGGACCGAAGGCTGGATTGAAAGCAGCACCATTAAGGAAGTGAAATAG